The following is a genomic window from Longimicrobium sp..
AAGCCCCGACATCCCCACGACCGCGCTGGCCTTTACGTACGGCGCGTTGTGGGCCGCCAATTCCTTCATGGCCTGCAGCACCGCCGCGTTGTAGCGCGCGTCCCGCACCACGGTCATCACCAGCAGCGAGTTCAGCGGCTGCCGCGCGATGAACTCCATCGACCGGCGGACGGAAGCGACCGCCTCGTCCGGGTCGCGCACGCCGGCATAGTCCAGCAGCAGGATGCGCTTGCCCTTGTGCTCGG
Proteins encoded in this region:
- a CDS encoding STAS/SEC14 domain-containing protein; the protein is MERTRFTEHKGKRILLLDYAGVRDPDEAVASVRRSMEFIARQPLNSLLVMTVVRDARYNAAVLQAMKELAAHNAPYVKASAVVGMSGLHRIAYQAVLMFSKRNIKTFDDEAQALDWLVTQE